The following are from one region of the Mixophyes fleayi isolate aMixFle1 chromosome 7, aMixFle1.hap1, whole genome shotgun sequence genome:
- the LOC142097349 gene encoding tripartite motif-containing protein 75-like yields MASADQVDELSCSICQNHYTDPVSLRCGHNFCRFCIVSALDTQEGSGVYSCPECREEYQERPLLEKKRKLSNTVESFLSTQPEEEETKIFCTYCDSPVPATKSCLLCEASFCDKHLGKHSKSAEHVITEPTDSFKDLKCSVHGEIVKYYCSEDSATICMSCWVAGDHRGHHMELLNVASENKKEKLRIVTETLKSEREETKRRVQRLKDHRREEKEKASGVTERVTGLVRDIREKLDTLERGVLSEISRQEEKISLSVSDLISQLETQKDELSRKIISIEEFCKITDPLTVLKKELESDVISHRSSDVISHMSCDIISDVRDAGCLDQGIISQMLHRELSHFADNLIDLKIKRQFSVMEKSDILLDIKTASNYIIISEDLRSASFTKLNQKRPDGPEKFKSRQVLSSCSFSSGKHYWEVDVSEAEKWEIGVAGHSIERKIDGDESYIGHNTKSWSLFLVNYFGTKHNNTHKKIEDRNPGPVQTVGIYLDYEAGRLSFYQLCDPIRHLHTHTATFTEPLHAAFRIYNNSSIRIIK; encoded by the coding sequence ATGGCGTCTGCAGACCAGGTGGACGAGCTGAGCTGCTCCATTTGCCAGAACCATTATACAGATCCTGTAtcactgagatgtggacacaacttctgccggtTCTGTATTGTGAGTGCgctggatacacaggaggggtctggagtttattcctgtcctgaatgcagagaAGAGTATCAGGAGCGCCCTCTGCTGGAGAAGAAGAGGAAGCTGAGTAACACTGTGGAAAGTTTCCTATCTactcagccagaggaggaggagaccaAGATCTTCTGTACTTACTGTGACTCTCCTGTGCCGGCTACTAAATCATGTCTGCTGTGTGAAGCTTCTTTTTGTGATAAACACTTAGGAAAACACAGTAAATCAGCTGAACATGTTATAACTGAACCCACTGATTCCTTTAAGGACCTAAAATGCTCCGTACATGGGGAGATTGTGAAATATTACTGCTCTGAGGATTCAGCCACTATCTGTATGTCCTGCTGGGTGGCTGGAGACCACCGGGGTCACCACATGGAGCTTCTGAATGTGGCCTcggaaaataaaaaagagaaactgAGAATTGTTACTGAGACCCTGAAGTCTGAGAGAGAGGAAACTAAGAGAAGAGTCCAGAGGCTGAAGGATcacaggagagaggagaaggAAAAAGCCTCCGGGGTCACTGAGAGAGTCACTGGTCTGGTTAGAGACATCAGGGAGAAGTTAGACACTCTGGAGAGAGgagtcctgagtgagatctccagaCAGGAAGAGAagatttcactctcagtctctgatctgatctCACAGCTGGAAACAcagaaggacgagctgtccaggaagattaTTAGTATTGAGGAGTTTTGTAAAATCACAGATCCATTAACTGTCCTGAAGAAAGAGCTAGAAAGTGATGTCATCAGTCACAGGAGCAGTGATGTCATCAGTCACATGAGCTGTGATATCATCAGTGATGTAAGAGATGCTGGATGTCTGGATCAGGGAATAATCTCACAGATGTTACACAGGGAACTTTCACACTTTGCTGATAATCTGATTGATCTAAAGATAAAGAGACAGTTCTCAGTGATGGAGAAATCAGACATATTACTGGATATAAAAACAGCCtctaattacattattatatcagaGGATCTCAGATCTGCTTCTTTTACTAAGTTAAATCAGAAGAGACCAGATGGACCAGAGAAGTTTAAATCACGGCAGGTATTAAGCTCCTGTAGTTTCTCATCTGGGAaacattactgggaagtggatgTAAGTGAAGCAGAGAAATGGGAGATAGGGGTGGCCGGTCATAgtatagagagaaagatagatgGTGATGAATCATACATTGGTCATAATACCAAATCATGGAGTCTGTTTCTTGTGAACTACTTTGGGACAAAgcataataatacacataaaaagaTAGAAGACAGAAATCCAGGTCCTGTGCAGACAGTGGGGATATATCTGGACTATGAGGCCGGACGTCTGTCCTTCTATCAGCTGTGTGACCccatcagacacttacacactcacaccgccaccttcactgagcccctgCATGCTGCGTTCCGTATATATAACAATTCCTCCATCAGAATCATAAAGTAA